One window of Roseisolibacter agri genomic DNA carries:
- a CDS encoding cation:proton antiporter yields MPHQTALLATIAAAFALAFLMGALAARLRLPPLIGYVLAGAALGPFAPGWVTDAAIAGQLAEIGVILLMFGVGLHFSPRDLLAVRRVAVPGALLQMGAATALGTALARAWDWPWEGALVLGLSLSVASTVVVLRTLEARGRLDTADGRTAVGWLVVQDLAMVLVLVLLPALAPAGAARADGALWSGLALTLAKVGAFLALMLVVGRRAVPWLLVRVARLGSRELFTLAVLTIALGVAVGASALFGVSFALGAFFAGVVISESDLSHQAGADALPLQDAFAVLFFVSVGMLFDPLILVREPLRVLAAVGVVLAGNALAALVLLVRLGHPARASLVVAASLGQIGEFSFILVGLGVALGVLPPEGRSLVLAAALVSIAGNPLLLAAAGAAERWLALRPHVLDRVERVPAGVAVVPDASPTPALRDHAVLVGHGRVGRTIGEALAREGLPYVVVERDHRTVEALRDRGVPAVYGDASRAGVLAHAHPERARVVVVAAPDPYHARHIVELARRARPGIDAVVRTHSTEAQEYFERIGVAHALMGEHQLAIGMARHTLAALGCDAQRAERTVRALERREAREAEA; encoded by the coding sequence ATGCCGCACCAGACCGCGCTCCTGGCCACGATCGCTGCGGCGTTCGCGCTCGCTTTCCTGATGGGGGCCCTGGCCGCGCGCCTGCGCCTGCCGCCCCTCATCGGGTACGTGCTGGCCGGTGCCGCGCTCGGGCCGTTCGCGCCCGGCTGGGTGACCGATGCCGCGATCGCGGGCCAGCTCGCGGAGATCGGCGTCATCCTCCTGATGTTCGGCGTGGGGCTGCACTTCTCGCCCCGCGACCTGCTGGCGGTGCGCCGCGTGGCCGTGCCGGGCGCGCTGCTGCAGATGGGCGCCGCCACGGCGCTGGGGACGGCCCTCGCCCGCGCCTGGGATTGGCCCTGGGAGGGGGCGCTGGTCCTCGGCCTGTCGCTGTCGGTGGCGAGCACCGTCGTGGTGCTCCGCACGCTGGAGGCGCGGGGACGCCTCGACACGGCGGACGGGCGCACCGCCGTCGGCTGGCTGGTCGTGCAGGACCTGGCGATGGTGCTCGTGCTCGTGCTGCTGCCGGCGCTCGCGCCGGCGGGCGCGGCGCGCGCCGACGGCGCGCTCTGGTCGGGCCTCGCGCTCACGCTCGCGAAGGTCGGCGCGTTCCTGGCGCTGATGCTCGTGGTCGGTCGGCGCGCGGTGCCCTGGCTCCTCGTCCGCGTGGCGCGCCTCGGCTCGCGCGAGCTGTTCACGCTCGCCGTGCTGACCATCGCGCTCGGCGTCGCCGTGGGGGCGTCCGCGCTGTTCGGCGTGTCGTTCGCGCTCGGCGCGTTCTTCGCGGGCGTCGTGATCAGCGAGTCGGACCTCAGCCACCAGGCCGGCGCCGACGCGCTGCCGCTGCAGGACGCGTTCGCGGTGCTCTTCTTCGTGTCGGTGGGGATGCTCTTCGACCCGCTGATCCTGGTGCGCGAGCCGCTGCGCGTGCTGGCCGCGGTGGGCGTGGTGCTCGCCGGCAACGCGCTCGCGGCGCTCGTGCTGCTCGTGCGGCTGGGGCATCCGGCGCGCGCGTCGCTCGTCGTCGCCGCCAGCCTCGGACAGATCGGCGAGTTCTCCTTCATCCTCGTGGGGCTCGGCGTCGCGCTCGGCGTGCTGCCGCCCGAGGGGCGGAGCCTCGTGCTCGCGGCCGCGCTGGTGAGCATCGCGGGCAACCCGCTGCTGCTGGCCGCCGCGGGCGCGGCCGAGCGGTGGCTGGCGCTGCGGCCGCACGTGCTCGATCGGGTGGAGCGCGTGCCCGCGGGCGTCGCCGTCGTGCCGGATGCGTCGCCGACGCCCGCGCTGCGCGACCACGCAGTGCTCGTGGGCCACGGCCGCGTGGGGCGCACGATCGGCGAGGCGCTGGCGCGCGAGGGGCTGCCCTACGTCGTGGTGGAGCGCGACCACCGCACCGTCGAGGCGCTGCGCGACCGCGGCGTGCCGGCGGTGTACGGCGACGCCTCGCGGGCCGGCGTGCTCGCGCACGCGCACCCGGAGCGCGCGCGCGTGGTGGTCGTGGCCGCGCCCGACCCGTACCATGCGCGGCACATCGTGGAGCTGGCGCGCCGCGCGCGACCGGGCATCGACGCCGTGGTGCGCACGCACAGCACCGAGGCGCAGGAGTACTTCGAGCGCATCGGCGTGGCGCACGCGCTGATGGGCGAGCACCAGCTCGCGATCGGCATGGCGCGCCACACGCTGGCGGCGCTCGGCTGCGATGCGCAGCGCGCCGAGCGCACGGTGCGCGCGCTGGAGCGGCGCGAGGCGCGGGAGGCCGAGGCGTGA
- a CDS encoding GNAT family N-acetyltransferase: MSDSVTWRLAPYHDLTRDELYALLQLRQRVFVVEQSCPFLDIDGADDRAWHLLGWTRDAEGAPLLGAYARLFAPGAMYDEASIGRVVTHPAARRGGLGRALMREALARLATLSPGSPVRIGAQRYLERFYESLGFHVAGPEYLEDGIPHVEMLRTA; encoded by the coding sequence ATGTCGGACTCCGTCACCTGGCGCCTGGCGCCGTACCACGACCTGACGCGCGACGAGCTGTACGCGCTGCTGCAGCTCCGCCAGCGCGTGTTCGTCGTCGAGCAGAGCTGCCCCTTCCTGGACATCGACGGCGCGGACGACCGCGCGTGGCACCTGCTGGGCTGGACGCGCGACGCCGAGGGCGCGCCGCTGCTGGGCGCCTACGCGCGGCTGTTCGCGCCCGGCGCGATGTACGACGAGGCGTCGATCGGCCGCGTGGTGACGCACCCCGCCGCGCGACGCGGCGGGCTGGGACGTGCGCTGATGCGGGAGGCGCTGGCGCGGCTGGCGACGTTGTCGCCGGGATCGCCGGTGCGCATCGGCGCCCAGCGCTACCTGGAGCGCTTCTACGAGAGCCTCGGCTTCCACGTCGCGGGGCCGGAGTACCTGGAGGACGGGATCCCGCACGTGGAGATGCTGCGCACCGCCTGA
- a CDS encoding DMT family protein codes for MPATLRTVLLLTLSNVFMTYAWYGHLRSLAERPWWIAAIVSWGIALFEYLLQVPANRIGFTVLTLPQLKMLQEVITLLVFVPFSVLYMKQAPRLDFLWAGLCLLGAVYFVFRGHGS; via the coding sequence ATGCCCGCGACGCTCCGCACCGTCCTGCTGCTGACGCTCTCGAACGTCTTCATGACCTACGCCTGGTACGGCCACCTGCGGTCGCTGGCGGAGCGGCCCTGGTGGATCGCGGCGATCGTGAGCTGGGGGATCGCGCTCTTCGAGTACCTGCTGCAGGTCCCCGCCAACCGCATCGGCTTCACGGTGCTGACGCTGCCGCAGCTGAAGATGCTGCAGGAGGTCATCACGCTGCTGGTGTTCGTGCCGTTCAGCGTGCTGTACATGAAGCAGGCGCCGCGGCTCGACTTCCTGTGGGCGGGGCTGTGCCTGCTGGGGGCGGTCTACTTCGTGTTCCGCGGCCACGGAAGCTGA
- a CDS encoding MarR family winged helix-turn-helix transcriptional regulator has translation MTSSHPRHTPTPPDVGPAERDALKLWVVLSRAQAAIAAHAAADVARHGLTLAEFGVLEALHHKGPMLLGEVQRSLLVSSGGVTYLVDRLERRGLVRRDRCDEDRRARYAVLTDAGTAFVREAFPRHAAVVHAAMAGLTHEEQQAARALLRRLGTTAAALPVPESEAVSEEPAA, from the coding sequence ATGACGTCCAGCCACCCGCGCCATACCCCGACCCCGCCCGACGTCGGCCCCGCCGAGCGCGACGCGCTCAAGCTGTGGGTCGTGCTGTCGCGCGCGCAGGCCGCCATCGCCGCACACGCCGCCGCCGACGTCGCCCGCCACGGGCTGACGCTCGCCGAGTTCGGCGTGCTGGAGGCGCTGCACCACAAGGGCCCCATGCTGCTGGGCGAGGTGCAGCGCTCGCTCCTCGTGTCGAGCGGCGGCGTCACGTACCTCGTGGACCGACTGGAGCGGCGCGGGCTGGTGCGCCGCGACCGGTGCGACGAGGACCGGCGCGCGCGCTACGCGGTGCTCACCGACGCCGGCACGGCGTTCGTCCGGGAGGCGTTCCCGCGTCACGCGGCGGTGGTGCACGCGGCGATGGCCGGGCTGACGCACGAGGAGCAGCAGGCCGCCCGCGCGCTCCTCCGGCGGCTCGGCACGACCGCGGCGGCGCTGCCGGTGCCGGAATCGGAGGCGGTGTCGGAGGAGCCGGCGGCGTAA
- a CDS encoding prohibitin family protein — MGSPDERDSGADGATESSSSFADTLRAGIGARMPDLGSYTPTSGRAGRRGVAGGEPPRPRDTGRSVRRVFAFVAGILALTVLAPSMVTYVNPGHVGIVIHRTGGGVDRTPLGPGLHARNPLLTAIEEYPTFMQTLVLTRANDEGGPNDEINVNSQEGQPLSVDVSMSFELDPAKVPQLYQTFRTDIGTIQHGYVKQTIRQALQEVIGSEQIADIIGPKKAEAVGRAQGLISQRLAPYGIVVKQFTLNELRAPESVMQAINTKNVMQQQALTAQNELQKNTFQAQGDSIKAAGRAKAILTEAEAQAKANELLSRSITPTLVQYEQMKKWNGQLPQVSGGATPLIQLPAPRP, encoded by the coding sequence ATGGGATCGCCTGACGAACGTGACAGCGGCGCCGACGGCGCCACGGAGTCGTCCTCGTCCTTCGCCGACACGCTGCGCGCCGGCATCGGCGCGCGCATGCCCGACCTCGGGAGCTACACGCCCACGAGCGGCCGTGCGGGACGCCGCGGCGTGGCCGGCGGCGAGCCGCCGCGTCCGCGCGACACCGGACGCTCGGTGCGGCGCGTCTTCGCGTTCGTCGCCGGCATCCTCGCGCTGACGGTGCTCGCGCCGTCGATGGTGACGTACGTGAACCCCGGCCACGTCGGCATCGTCATCCACCGCACCGGCGGCGGCGTCGATCGCACGCCGCTGGGCCCCGGGCTGCACGCACGCAACCCGCTGCTGACGGCGATCGAGGAGTACCCGACCTTCATGCAGACGCTCGTCCTCACGCGCGCGAACGACGAGGGCGGGCCGAACGACGAGATCAACGTCAACTCGCAGGAAGGCCAGCCGCTCTCGGTGGACGTGTCGATGTCGTTCGAGCTCGACCCGGCGAAGGTGCCGCAGCTCTACCAGACCTTCCGCACCGACATCGGCACCATCCAGCACGGCTACGTGAAGCAGACCATCCGCCAGGCGCTGCAGGAGGTCATCGGCAGCGAGCAGATCGCCGACATCATCGGCCCCAAGAAGGCGGAGGCGGTGGGACGCGCGCAGGGGCTCATCTCGCAGCGGCTCGCGCCGTACGGGATCGTCGTGAAGCAGTTCACGCTCAACGAGCTGCGCGCGCCGGAGTCGGTGATGCAGGCGATCAACACGAAGAACGTGATGCAGCAGCAGGCGCTCACCGCGCAGAACGAGCTGCAGAAGAACACCTTCCAGGCGCAGGGCGACTCGATCAAGGCGGCGGGCCGCGCGAAGGCGATCCTCACCGAGGCCGAGGCGCAGGCGAAGGCGAACGAGCTGCTGTCGCGCAGCATCACGCCGACGCTCGTGCAGTACGAGCAGATGAAGAAGTGGAACGGCCAGCTGCCGCAGGTCTCGGGCGGCGCGACGCCGCTGATCCAGCTGCCGGCGCCACGGCCGTGA
- a CDS encoding potassium/proton antiporter: MSTTEPVATAVLLALFGALLAVSALFSRASQRFAIPVALVFLGIGMLAGSEGLGGIAFENYGFAFRIGTVALVLILFDGGLNTPMHAVRDAVRPAGVLATAGVAGTAGLVATAAHALSFDWPEALLMGAVVSSTDAAAVFSVLRSSGINLKRRVGTTLEVESGLNDPMAVILTMAMTAHLLRPASALDWHLAVDVLREIVVGGTLGMAIGRGGRAVLTRVRLPAGGLYPALTLGIAFLAFAVPTLVHGSGFLAVYVAAVIIGNGPLPFRPGLLRVHDALAWLSQIVMFLVLGLLVFPTRLAEVAGTGLVLALFLAVVARPVVVAACLAPFRAYTRRDVAYVGWVGLRGAVPIILATFPVLAGAPGAARVFDVVFFIVVVNALIPGATVPWVTRKLGLESGEPPAPRAVLEIESMQPLEGELLSFHVGDELAVAGVALRDLWFPEGASVVLIVRGRELLAPKGDTVLTPGDHAYVFTRPEDLPIVQLMFGRPEGD, from the coding sequence GTGAGCACCACCGAGCCCGTCGCGACCGCGGTCCTGCTGGCGCTGTTCGGCGCGCTGCTGGCGGTGAGCGCGCTCTTCAGCCGCGCGTCGCAGCGCTTCGCGATCCCCGTCGCGCTCGTCTTCCTCGGCATCGGCATGCTGGCCGGCTCCGAGGGGCTCGGCGGCATCGCGTTCGAGAACTACGGCTTCGCGTTCCGCATCGGCACGGTCGCGCTGGTGCTGATCCTCTTCGACGGCGGCCTGAACACGCCGATGCACGCGGTGCGCGACGCGGTGCGGCCGGCCGGCGTGCTGGCGACCGCCGGCGTGGCCGGGACGGCGGGCCTCGTCGCGACGGCCGCGCACGCGCTCTCGTTCGACTGGCCGGAGGCGCTGCTCATGGGCGCCGTCGTCTCGTCCACGGACGCGGCGGCCGTGTTCTCCGTGTTGCGCTCCAGCGGCATCAACCTCAAGCGCCGCGTCGGCACGACGCTGGAGGTCGAGTCGGGCCTCAACGACCCGATGGCGGTCATCCTGACGATGGCGATGACGGCGCACCTGCTGCGGCCCGCGAGCGCGCTCGACTGGCACCTCGCGGTGGACGTGCTGCGCGAGATCGTCGTCGGCGGCACGCTGGGCATGGCGATCGGACGCGGCGGACGCGCGGTGCTGACGCGCGTGCGCCTGCCGGCCGGCGGGCTGTATCCCGCGCTCACGCTCGGCATCGCGTTCCTCGCGTTCGCCGTGCCGACGCTGGTGCACGGCAGCGGCTTCCTCGCCGTGTACGTCGCCGCGGTGATCATCGGGAACGGGCCCCTGCCCTTCCGTCCCGGGCTGCTGCGCGTGCACGACGCGCTCGCGTGGCTGAGCCAGATCGTGATGTTCCTCGTGCTCGGCCTCCTCGTCTTTCCCACGCGGCTGGCGGAGGTGGCGGGGACGGGGCTCGTGCTCGCGCTGTTCCTGGCGGTGGTCGCGCGGCCGGTCGTCGTCGCGGCGTGCCTCGCGCCCTTCCGCGCCTACACGCGGCGCGACGTCGCGTACGTGGGCTGGGTCGGGCTGCGCGGCGCGGTGCCGATCATCCTCGCGACGTTCCCGGTGCTGGCGGGCGCGCCCGGCGCGGCACGCGTGTTCGACGTGGTGTTCTTCATCGTCGTCGTGAACGCGCTGATCCCCGGCGCGACGGTGCCGTGGGTGACGCGAAAGCTCGGCCTCGAGTCGGGCGAGCCGCCCGCGCCGCGCGCGGTGCTCGAGATCGAGAGCATGCAGCCGCTGGAGGGCGAGCTGCTGTCGTTCCACGTCGGCGACGAGCTGGCGGTGGCGGGCGTCGCGCTGCGCGACCTCTGGTTCCCCGAGGGCGCGTCGGTCGTGCTGATCGTGCGCGGACGCGAGCTGCTGGCGCCGAAGGGCGACACGGTGCTGACGCCGGGCGACCACGCGTACGTGTTCACGCGGCCGGAGGACCTGCCGATCGTGCAGCTGATGTTCGGGCGGCCGGAGGGAGACTGA
- a CDS encoding GAF domain-containing protein yields MTSIPEPVPRAAASLTGPEAAAVYDRARLAEVARLGLDQPAADAVLSAAVRAAAGALSLPIGLVTIVLDEAQFFLAHTGLDGWMAETHGGPVEWSFCRFAVASLAPFVVEDATVHPLVRESPPVTIDNLRCYAGVPLVTSRGVAVGTLCVAGEEPRQFADADIATLRALADDVVAHLERREPRA; encoded by the coding sequence GTGACCTCCATTCCCGAGCCCGTGCCGCGCGCCGCGGCGTCGCTGACCGGCCCCGAGGCCGCCGCCGTGTACGACCGGGCGCGGCTGGCGGAGGTCGCGCGTCTCGGCCTCGACCAGCCGGCGGCCGACGCGGTGCTGTCGGCGGCGGTGCGCGCCGCGGCGGGCGCGCTGTCGCTGCCCATCGGCCTCGTGACGATCGTCCTCGACGAGGCGCAGTTCTTCCTCGCGCACACGGGCCTCGACGGCTGGATGGCCGAGACGCACGGCGGGCCGGTGGAGTGGAGCTTCTGCCGCTTCGCGGTCGCGTCGCTGGCGCCGTTCGTCGTGGAGGACGCGACCGTGCATCCGCTGGTGCGCGAGTCGCCGCCGGTGACGATCGACAACCTGCGCTGCTACGCGGGCGTCCCGCTGGTCACGTCGCGCGGCGTGGCGGTCGGCACGCTGTGCGTCGCGGGCGAGGAGCCGCGGCAGTTCGCGGACGCGGACATCGCGACGCTGCGCGCGCTGGCCGACGACGTCGTCGCACACCTCGAGCGGCGCGAGCCGCGCGCCTAG
- a CDS encoding hotdog fold thioesterase, producing MTTPRMTDEVRAWLQGFPSRGLVDHLGIDVIEAEPARVVATMSVEQRVHQPYGLLHGGASVALAESVASIAASLNIDRARFMAVGLEINANHLRPVRDGVVTAVGTPVHVGRSTQVWEIRISDARERLVCISRCTLAVVPLEREPA from the coding sequence ATGACGACACCCCGCATGACCGACGAGGTGCGCGCCTGGCTGCAGGGCTTCCCCTCGCGCGGCCTCGTCGACCACCTCGGCATCGACGTGATCGAGGCGGAGCCCGCGCGCGTGGTCGCGACGATGTCGGTCGAGCAGCGCGTGCACCAGCCGTACGGGCTCCTGCACGGCGGCGCCTCGGTCGCGCTGGCCGAGAGCGTGGCGTCCATCGCCGCGTCGCTCAACATCGACCGCGCGCGCTTCATGGCGGTCGGCCTCGAGATCAACGCCAACCACCTGCGCCCGGTGCGCGACGGCGTCGTGACCGCCGTCGGCACCCCGGTGCACGTGGGACGCAGCACGCAGGTGTGGGAGATCCGGATCAGCGACGCGCGCGAGCGCCTCGTGTGCATCTCGCGCTGCACGCTCGCCGTCGTGCCGCTCGAGCGCGAGCCCGCGTAG